The following are encoded in a window of Etheostoma cragini isolate CJK2018 chromosome 7, CSU_Ecrag_1.0, whole genome shotgun sequence genomic DNA:
- the LOC117947697 gene encoding gastrula zinc finger protein XlCGF57.1-like isoform X3 codes for MGRHRRPLEETKLRGEALPPDVLKVIVGKEEPQECSSSVDQQEPEYPPHIKEEPEELWSSQEGKQIEGREEADITKFPFTPVPIKSEDDEEEAQSSQLHQRKNQHMETEADGEDFGGPEPARNSHPLLQPETDDSVDSDFWKETRPRSFSCSNCGKTFACKADLKTHMKCHTGEKTYSCSVCKKSFTQSWCLQKHMRVHTGEKPFSCSECGKAFTQKLRLQIHMAHHTGEKPYSCVVCERRFPWSTSLNVHQCVGSQTSQLHQRQAQHMETEADGKDCGGPEPARNLPPLSQPDSSDPETDDSADWKETRDPQSALNSLKHDSRCKKPFSCSKCGKRFGFKSHLKTHMISHTGEKPFSCSVCKKYFTQSGHLQKHMRTHTGEKPFSCSVCNKSFTQSENLRSHMRNHTGEKPFSCSECGRAFSENGTLKKHMITHTGEKPFSCSVCSKRFGYKSALKKHMRTHTGDQPFRCSECGEAFTENGHLKTHMRTHTAVFVTKDSTGEVSFPNISV; via the exons ATGGGGCGACACCGGAGACCGCTGGAGGAGACCAAGCTGCGGGGAGAAG ctTTACCTCCAGACGTTCTAAAAGTGATTGTTGGTAAAGAGGAGCCGCAAGAGTGTagctccagtgtggaccagCAGGAGCCAGAGtaccccccacacattaaagaggaaccagaggaactgtggagcagtcaggagggaaAGCAGATTGAAGGGCGGGAGGAGGCTGATATTActaagttcccattcactcctgtccctataaagagtgaagatgatgaagaggaagctcagtcctcacagcttcatcaaagaaaaaatcaacacatggaaacagaagctgatggggAGGACtttggaggaccagaaccagccaggaactcacatccacttttacaaccagagactgatGACAGTGTTGATAGtgatttttggaaagagacaaGACCGCGATCATTTAGCTGCTCTAACTGTGGGAAAACATTTGCCTGCAAGGCAGATCTGAAGACACACATGAAAtgtcacacaggagaaaaaacttacagctgctcagtttgtaagaaatcttttacgCAGAGTTGGtgtttacagaaacacatgagagttcacacaggagagaaaccatttagctgctctgagtgtggtaaAGCTTTTACGCAGAAACTACGTTTACAGATACATATGGCCcaccacacaggagagaaaccataCAGCTGTGTAGTTTGTGAGCGAAGATTCCCCTGGTCCACCAGCCTCAATGTTCATCAGTGTGTTGGTAGTCAgacctcacagcttcatcaaagacaggctcaacacatggaaacagaagctgatggaaaagactgtggaggaccagaaccagccaggaacttgCCTCCACTTTCACAACCAGACTCTTCTGatcctgagactgatgacagtgctgattggaaggagactaGAGATCcccagtcagctttaaactctctgaaacatgattcaagatgTAAGAAACCATTCAGCTGCTCTAAGTGTGGGAAAAGATTTGGCTTCAAGTCACATCTGAAGACACACATGATAagtcacacaggagaaaaaccttttagctgctcagtttgtaagaaatattttacacagagtggacatttacaaaaacacatgagaactcacacaggagagaagccttttagctgctcagtttgtaataaatcttttacacagagtGAAAATTTACGGTCACACATGAGAAAtcatacaggagagaaaccttttagctgctctgagtgtggtagAGCTTTTAGTGAAAATGGAACCCTGAAGAAACACATGataactcacacaggagaaaaacctttcagctgctcagtttgtAGTAAGCGATTTGGTTACAAGTCAGCTTTGAAGAAACATATGAGAACCCACACAGGAGACCAACCTTTccgctgctctgagtgtggtgAAGCTTTCACTGAAAATGGACACTTGAAGACACACATGAGAACTCATACTGCAGTGTTTGTGACCAAAGATTCAACTGGTGAGGTGTCATTTCCCAACATTTCTGTTTAA